CCGCAATCTGAGCGGCCGATGCCATCTCTATCCATCGTACTTCGAGATCTTTACGGCGCTTTTGCAGCCGCCTCATAACGCCCGGAAATCCGCCATAGAGGGCAGAAGGGACAAATCCAATTGTCAGCAGCTGGCGCTCACCCAGCGCAATATGGCGGGCGGTACTTTTCATCTCTTCAATTTTTGCCAGCAGCGCGCAGGCATCGTCATAAAAACGCACGCCGGCGGGAGTGAGCTGGAGCGGACGAGTATGGCGCAACAGCAGGGCGACGCCGACATCCTCTTCCAGTAAAGAAAGCTGTTTACTCAGCGCTGGCTGGGAAATGTGTAGCCGACGCGCAGCCCGGGAGACATTTCCCTCTTGTGCAACCACCACAAACTTTTTAAGCCGGGGGATATCCACGGGGCCTCCAGAAATTGTGAACCGCTATACACTATAACCATTTGGTTATGATTTGCGCGAATAATCGGTATTGGACGCCGTCGAACCTGCCACTAACAATGGAGTCGGTGACAACAATAAAACAGGAGCTAAACCATGTCTGCAAGCGTGAATCAGTCATTGTGGCGGATTGCCATTGTCGGTGGTGGCGTAGCGGGAACCGCACTGGCCGCCGGTCTGTCCCGTTATTCGCATCTTGAAGTGAGACTGTTTGAATCCGCCGCTGCATTAGGGGAAGTGGGCGCCGGAATTTCGCTTGGTGCCAACGCCTTGCAGGCGCTTGATCTGTTGGGAATTGGCAAAGCCTGGCGCGCGGTGGCCGATAGCAGCCCGGAGCCCTGGCAGGATGTGTGGTTTGAGTGGCGCTATGCCCGCGATGGTGAATATATCGCCAGCACCCTGGCACCCGGCGTGGGGCAATCATGCGCCCACCGTGCCGACCTGCTAAATACCCTGGCCGCAGGTTTGCCTGCCGCCTGTCTTTGTACCGGTAAACGTGCGCAAAGTTTTATTCAGAGTGAAGATGGCGTTGAACTGAGCTTTACCGATGGTAGCCACTATTATGCTGATATGGTTATTGCAGCAGATGGAATTAAATCCAGCATGCGCACCATGCTTGAGCGTGCCCGTGGCGCGAAGATAACCCATCCGGTATTTAGCGGTACTCTGGCCTGGCGCGGCCTGGTAGATAGCGCCAGGCTGCACGACGCGTTTGCCGCACATCATCTGGATAGCCATATGCTGCGGGTTCCACAGATGTTCCTTGCCGAAAACGCGCATATTTTAACTTTCCCGGTTAAAAAAGGGCGATTAATAAATATTGTGGCATTCACAACTAACCCGGCGCTGACAGGCCAGGCTCTGCCTGATAATCAGCCCTGGGTTCGCGATGGCAGCCCGCAGGAGATGCTGGCGGCGTTTGCAGATTGTGGCGTAGCGGTTCGTTGCCTTCTGGAGGGAATATCTGCGCCTACCTGCTGGGCATTACACGATATTGAGCCTTTACCCCAATATCACTGGGGGCGAATAGCGCTGATTGGTGATGCGGCCCATGCTATGTTGCCTCATCAGGGGGCCGGAGCCGGTCAGGGGCTGGAAGATGCCGGTCTGCTGGTTGAGTTATGTCGTAGCCCAGAATTATTAGAGGCAGGGGTGCCGCGTCTGTTGGAAGCTTTTGCAAATGCGCGCATTGAACGAGCGCATCAGGTTCAGCTGACTTCGCGTATGGCCGGCGATCTGTATGAGTTTCGCGACCCTATTGCGGGGGATGATAGCAATCGGCTACGTGACAGCCTGACTCGCCGGTTCGAACCATTGTGGAAATACTCTTTGAGCACAATCTGTGCACGTTTACGTCAGGAATTGCGCGCGACGCAATCTGGTCTGGTCAGTTAAAATTCCTGTGTTACACTGTCACCCAAAACGGTTTTAACTGCTGCTAATGGAATAGCAGCGGTGTAGTGATAAGGAGATAACATGTACCCGTATTCCCTTCTATGCCTTGTGTTAGGCGCGTTAACCTTCAGTCACAATGCTTCTGCTCAGGTTCAGACCCAGTTTGATATTAACTGCCCCGGACGCAGCTCTATGACCGTCGTTCGTGCGGTTAGTGGCCTCAGCACGCTCTCGTGGGATAAAACCAACTTCCAGGTAGCCGCCGGTCTCCACAAAGGGAGGCTAGATAATGGCAATCCGGTCACTTTTACCCGCTTTCGTAACGGAGATCGCCTGCTTATCAACACGGTTGATGGCTCTGCATGGTTTGTCTATGCCGGAGAGCATAAACCCGTGCGCTGTCAGCGCAGCGACTCCCGAGAGGCGCCGGTGCTTACCCTTCAATACCATCGTCACGGTGACGACCCTCTGGCCTGATGTGATTTAACCCGTTGTGCGTATGGTTTACCGCCGTTGCCCAGAGAATTTGGCGCCTGGCGGTTTCGTCACGCGTCGGCTGCGCACCAATTGAATGGATGAGAAAAGCGATGTGGTAATCGCTCGCTATACTGAATGATGACAAAAATATGGCATAAGGAAATGCTATGAAAATCGGAAATACGCTTTTTTGGATGCTATCGATTTTGTTTATGTCGCCGGTGTATGGTGCTGGAAGCACCGCGGACACTCGTCAATGCGGCATTCACCGGGTTGGGGTGTACCCGCAAATTATCGTTATTGATAATCGGGAATATCTGGAGTCCGGCATGTTTGATAGCGAATCTGGCGAATATATTTATCTCGATCACAGCGGGCGGAACGGCGTCATGCTGTTTGAAAAAGAAGATAAATCAAATAGCTACATTTACTTTGTGGCTGAAAAAAATAGCCGTCTGCGACCTGCAGGAGAAAGAGTGGATTGCTATCCGGTAGGGTAAATAAAGAAGGGAATACCCGGGGCGCAAACCCCGGGCCAATACTTAGCCGTGCATCGGCAGGCCGCCGGGCAGGGCCTTCTGCATGCGATGCCAGATTTCTCCACTCTCGCGGCCATATTCACGCACCACGTTATAAACTTCCTCATATTGACCGCTGTCGCATAGCTGACTCAGGCGGTGATAGAAGCCGAGCGCCAGACTGCGGGCCTCCGGGCTTGCAAAGTAATGACGACCAATACGGGTATACAGCCCTTTCATCCCATTGAGAATAAGCCCGTAGATAGGGTTGCCGGAGGCGAAAGCCAGGCCGCGGAATACGTTGTAATCAAGCTCGGCGAAAGCATCGGCATGGTCTTCAATTGACTGAGTCGCGCTTAATACCCGGCGAGCCTCCTCCGGATGCTGGCGCAGAGCGGTGCGGATGAATATCGTGGAGATATTGGTTCGTACTGATAGCAGGTTATCGATAAGCTGCGGAACGCTGTCATGATCGAGGCGGGCCAACGTCTCCAGAATATTCAGCCCTGAGGTTTCCCAGAAGTTGTTTACGCGGGTTGGTTTACCGTGCTGAATGGTCAGCCAGCCGTCGCGGGCCAAACGCTGCAATACTTCGCGCAGTGTGGTGCGGGTAACGCCGATTAACTCAGAAAGCTCACGCTCTGCGGGCAAAATAGACCCTGGGGGAAAACGGTTATTCCAGATACTTTCGATGATGTACTCTTCAGCGAAACCCGCAGGGCTTTGCGCCTTTATGACCATAGTGAGATTCCAGTTAAGGGCTTTACAAAATATCACTCATCATACCAGACAGGTTGCAGGGCAGATAGCGCCCCCGGGTTCAAAAAAAGGAGGAACAGATCTGCTTTCTGGTAAAATAATTGGGTTTTGCACGTTGCCGGGCGCGTGAAGCTGTTGCCTAAGCCTCTGACAGACTTTATCTTCCGCCTATAAATCACCCAATCACCTGCAAATGAGGATCGATAGCGTCTATCGATAATTAAGAATGGAGCTCTCTTTTGGTCGCGCCCTGTGGCGCAATTTTCTTGGTCAGTCTCCGGACTGGTACAAGCTGGTCTTGTTAGCCTTTTTAGTCATCAACCCGCTGTTATTTTTTGCCGTCAGTCCATTCTGGGCCGGATGGCTGCTGGTCGTTGAATTTATCTTCACCCTCGGTATGGCGTTAAAATGCTACCCATTACTGCCCGGTGGTCTGCTGATGATAGAAGCAGTGGCTATCGGCATGACGAGTGCGGAACACGTTAAGCAGGAGGTCGCCGGTAACCTGGAAGTTATTCTGCTGCTTATCTTTATGGTGGCCGGTATCTATTTTATGAAGCAACTGCTGCTGGTAATTTTTACCCGGCTGTTGCTGGGCGTTCGCTCGAAAACCGCACTGGCGCTCTCATTTTGCCTGGCGGCGGCGTTTCTTTCCGCCTTCCTTGATGCGTTGACGGTGGTCGCGGTGGTTATCAGCGTGGCGCTGGGTTTCTACGGTATTTACCATCAGGTAGCGTCAAAGCAGGGCGAGGATCATCAGGTTTCTGATGACAGCAAACTGGGGGCCGATCAGTCTGAGGTGCTCGAACAGTTCCGCGCATTTTTGCGCAGCCTGATGATGCACGCTGGCGTCGGTACTGCGCTCGGTGGCGTGATGACCATGGTGGGCGAGCCGCAAAACCTGATTATTGCGAAAGCGGCTGATTGGCACTTTCTCGACTTCTTTCTGCGCATGGGGCCGGTAACCGTGCCGGTCTTTTTCTGCGGCATCATCACCTGCGTGCTGCTGGAGCGCAGCAAAACCTTTGGCTATGGCGCTACGCTGCCTGAGCCGGTGCGCGCCATACTGCATGATTATGAACAGCGTAGCCGGGCGAAACGTACGGTGCAGGATAAGCTTCGTCTGGGGGTTCAGGTGCTGATTGGCGTCTGGCTGATAATCGCACTGGCGCTACATCTCGCGGAAGTCGGTCTGATTGGCCTGTCGGTTATTATTCTGGCAACCTCTCTGTGCGGCGTCACAGATGAGCATCAGATTGGTAAAGCCTTTACCGAGTCACTGCCGTTTACCGCGTTGCTGACGGTTTTCTTTGCGGTAGTCGCCGTTATCATTGACCAGAAGCTGTTTGCGCCACTTATTGAGTACGTGCTTCAGGCCGCGCCTCACGCTCAGCTCAGCCTGTTTTATCTGTTTAACGGGCTTCTGTCGTCTATCTCTGACAACGTATTTGTTGGTACGGTATATATCAACGAGGCTCGTTCGGCGCTGGAAAACGGCGGTATTTCCGCCAGCCAGTTTGAACTGCTGGCGGTCGCGGTTAATACCGGTACTAACCTGCCTTCAGTCGCGACGCCTAACGGGCAGGCCGCTTTCCTGTTTCTGCTGACCTCGGCTTTGGCACCGCTGATTCGCTTATCTTATGGCCGAATGGTGGTTATGGCACTGCCCTATACCATTGTGATGACCCTGGTGGGCCTGCTCGGCGTGATGTTCTGGCTGGAACCAGCAACTAACTGGATGCTGACGCATGGCTGGATAGCCCAGCTAAGCCTGAACGATATTATTCACTAACAGCGAACCCGCCAGCTAAAAGGCGGTTCAGGGGATGGCAGACGGCAGTTTATGGTTTACACTAGCCGGGTTAATGCATTATTGCAGGGAAATTCATAATGTTGCGATATCTAAACCAAATTTCGCGTGGCCGGGGTGCCTGGCTTCTTCTGGCAGGGACGGCTTTAGCGCTGGAACTGGTTGCTCTGTGGTTTCAACACGGAATGCATCTGGCTCCATGCGTAATGTGTATTTACGAGCGCTGCGCTTTATTTGGCGTGTTAGGCGCCGGTTTGCTGGGGGCCGTTGCACCCCAGACGCCTCTGCGCTTTGTGGGGATTATCGTGTGGATTTACAGTGCCTGGCGCGGGCTTCAGCTTGCCTGGGAACACACGATGCTGCAACTTCATCCCTCACCGTTCGCGACTTGTGATTTCGCAGCGCGTTTTCCAACATGGCTGCCGCTGGATAAGTGGTTCCCGCAGGTTTTCGTTGCCAGCGGTGATTGCATGGTAAACCAGTGGTCGTTCCTGGGGCTGGGGATGCCGCAGTGGCTGGTGGGTATTTTTGCAGGCTTCCTGCTGGTTGGCATACTGGTGCTAATTGCCCAACTGTTTAAACCAAAGCGTCGCAGCCTGTTTGGCAACTGATAATCCATAAAGTGAATTGCGAAAAGGCCTCCTGATGGAGGCCTTTTTTGTGGCAATAGATTACCTGACTATTATTTATTATCGCGATATTTCCGTTGTCGCTCCTGGGCTGCGGCGATGAACAGCCAGCTGGTGATAACAAATGGCATGGTAAACGCGGGGAGTGGATGGAGCAGTGCGTTAAGCGCGCCCTGGATCAGGGTGCAGCAAGCGGCTCCGGCCAGCGCATATCCTGATGCCCTCAGGCTGGAGCGCGTAAATCCTATGCCCAGCGCGATTGCCGTCAGTGCGGGGCTAAACCCATAAAGCCCACCGTTAACCGCAGAAATATCCGCCCCACCCAAAGTGGCGATCAACGCCCCGCAGAGCGAACCGCCCAGTGCTAGCAGCGCCGCCCTGGGTGAAGCAATCGCCAGGCCTGCCACCATTAATACGCCACTCAGTGCGCTGGCAGATAAAAAGATCTGACTAATCCCGCTGAAAACGCCGTGCAATAACCACCATGAGGAGAGCCCGCTTGTTGCCTGCGCTGCCGGTGACACAGCAACGTCGGGATGCAGGCCGTGAAAGGTCTGGCTTGCCAATAATACGGACCAACTGACCAAAACAAAGGGCGCGGTAAAGATCGGTAGTCGCCAGCGGCGCAGGAAGTGATGGAGAGCGAGGCCCACTCCCACCGAAGCGGCACAGGAAAGTGGAATACAGGCCCACAAAAGCGGCGTAGAGGGTAAAAACAGCGCCAGGGCGATGCCGGTCAGACAGCCGTTGTAGCCGTATAATCCCTGGCGTAAACCTTCGTTATCGCCTACCCAGCGTTGAGCCGTCAGGGTAGCGCACAGAGTACCGATAAACGCTGCGCCAAATATCTGGGGAGTCGCCTGTAGCCAGGCATCCACGCCAAGAGCGATAAAAAATAAGCCTCCACAAAGAGCATTATTTTGCAGCATGACCTGACTTGCGCCGCGCATCGTCCAGCCCATCACGCGCAGCATGGGCGGGCAGCTACGTCCGATACGCCCAAAAGGGAGGGTTATCATTCAACTCGTCCTTACACTCAATATTCGCAGGCACTTATCTGGAAAATGGCGCTGGCAGCGCCGCGCGGCAGATTCTGTGCCTCAATGAGGCGGGAGTAAATATCGAAATGATAATCCGGGTGCGACTGGTGGGGTTTTGTTCACGGCAGAGCGCGAGGCAAAAAAATCAGCCGGTGAAATACCGGCTGACAGAGTGTAGAAAGGTTACAGAGAGTTAAGGCGCGGCGGGCAGCGCTCTAGCAGTTCGATGCTGCCGTCTTCGTTCTGCTGCTCCAGCAATACATCAAAGCCCCACAGCCGGTGAACGTGCTTCATTACTTCGCGGCGGCCTTTGTCCAATGGTGCGCGATTTTGCGGAATGTAGCGCAGCGTCAGGGAGCGATCGCCGCGCAGGTCCACATTCCATACCTGGATGTTAGGCTCAAGGTTGCTCAGATTGTATTGGCTGGACAGACGATTGCGAATCTCCCGATAACCTTCTTCGTTATGGATAGCGGCAATTTCCAGATAGTTGTGCCGATCGTCATCTTCCACCGCGAAGAAGCGGAAGTCGCGCATCAATTTTGGCGACAGGAACTGACTAATAAAACTCTCGTCCTTAAAGTCGCGCATGGCGAAGTGCAGGGTTTCCAGCCAGTCTTTACCGGCAATATCCGGGAACCAGTAGCGATCTTCCTCTGTCGGCGACTGACAGATACGCTTGATATCCTGGAACATAGCAAAGCCCAGCGCATACGGGTTAATTCCGCTGTAATACGGGCTATTGTACGGCGGCTGGAATACCACATTGGTGTGGCTGTGCAGAAACTCCATCATAAAGCGTTCTGTCACTTTTCCTTCATCATAAAGATGGTTGAGGATGGTGTAGTGCCAGAATGTCGCCCAGCCCTCATTCATCACCTGAGTCTGTTTCTGCGGGTAAAAATACTGGCTAACCTTACGTACAATACGCAGGATCTCACGCTGCCACGGCTCCAGCAGCGGGGCGTTCTTCTCCATGAAATAGAGCAGGTTTTCCTGTGGCTCAGAGGGGAAGCGGCGAGGGGCTTCAACAGCCTTTTCCTCTTCGTGTCGCGGTAAAGTGCGCCACAGCATATTTACCTGGCTTTGCAGGTACTCTTCCCGGCTCTGCTGGCGTGCTTTCTCTTCCTCAAGGGAGATTTTCTGCGGGCGTTTGTAGCGATCCACTCCGTAGTTCATCAGTGCGTGACAGGAATCGAGCAGTTTTTCCACCTCATCGACCCCGTAACGCTCTTCGCACTCGGTAATGTAATTGCGGGCGAAGATCAGATAATCAACGATAGAGCTGGCGTCTGTCCAGCTGCGGAACAGATAGTTATTACGGAAAAATGAGTTATGGCCATAGCAGGCATGCGCCATGACCAGCGCCTGCATGGTGATGGTATTTTCTTCCATCAGGTAGGCAATGCAGGGGTTAGAGTTGATAACGATTTCATATGCCAGACCCTGCTGGCCCCCCTTGTATAGCCGCTCGGTTTCGATAAATTTCTTACCAAACGACCAGTGGGGGTAGTTGATAGGCATCCCAACGCTGGAGTAGGCATCCATCATCTGCTCAGAAGTAATCACCTCTATCTGATGAGGATAAGTTTCCAGCCGGTAGAGTTTGGCTACCCGGTCGATTTCCTGAAGATAGATGTCGAGTAAATCGAACGTCCAGTCCGGTCCATCGCTCAGACGTTGTGAATGCGTAGTACGGGAATCCGTCACTGTAGCCATTAGCGCGCCCTCATTGTTTGCGACCCTCTCTGGGCTGGAAGGTCTTATTCCCAAGCATAGTTGAGGGTGGCACATCAGGTAGCGGTGCAGACATTTTTTTTCGATCTGACCATCTTTGTAGTTTTATCTAAAACAACGCGCTTTATTCAGAATTTTATCTGGTCGCCCAGTCATCAAAAGCAAATCGGGGATATTTATTTCTAACCGCCGCCTCAAGCCGGAGTGTGAGGCTAATCAATATAAAACAACGCTATGTTGATTAATATTTTCAACCGGGTTATCAATTTGTAACCAGATGATTATTCTTTTATTGAATGAGCGGAGTCGATATGCATATCGTTATTCTCGGCAGTGGAGTGGTGGGCGTTACCAGCGCATGGTATCTGCGTCAGGCGGGCCATGAAGTCACGGTAATCGATCGTGAGGCGGGGCCAGCGCAGGAGACCAGCGCCGGAAATGCCGGGCAGATCTCGCCGGGATACGCTGCACCATGGGCAGCGCCAGGCGTGCCATTAAAGGCGATTAAGTGGATGTTCCAGCGCCACGCGCCGCTGGCCATTAGCCTGGACGGTACCCGTTTCCAGTTGCAGTGGATGTGGCATATGCTGCGTAACTGTAATACCGCCCACTATCAGCAGAATAAAGCGCGTATGGTGCGCCTGGCGGAGTACAGCCGCGATTGCATCAAGGCGTTGCGCGATGAAACCGGCATTCAGTACGAAGGGCGTCAGGGTGGCACTTTGCAGCTGTTCCGCAGTGAAGCCCAGTTCGAAAACGCCAGCCGCGATATTAAAGTACTGGAGCAGGAAGGTGTGCCTTATCAACTGCTTGAGGCCAGTCAGCTGGCGCAGGCCGAGCCTGCGCTGGCGCACGTGGTTCATAAGTTAACCGGCGGGCTGCGTCTGCCAAATGATGAAACCGGGGATTGCCAACTGTTTACCCAGCGGCTGATGGAGATGGCCCGCCAGGCGGGCGTGAATTTCCGCTATAACACCCCGGTGGATGCGCTGCTGCGCGATGGCGACAAAATTGTCGGTGTGAAGTGCGGTGCGGAAACGGTCACCGCTGACGGTTATGTAATGGCTTTCGGCTCCTACTCAACCCAAATGCTAAGCGGCATTGTTGATATCCCGGTTTATCCTCTTAAAGGCTACTCCCTGACCATTCCTATTACCGATCCTTCCGGTGCACCGGTCTCAACCGTGCTGGACGAAACCTACAAAATTGCTATTACCCGCTTTGATAACCGTATCCGGGTCGGCGGCATGGCTGAGATTGTCGGCTTTAATACCGACCTGCTGGCCGCGCGCCGCGCCACGCTGGAGATGGTGGTTCGCGATCTCTATCCGCACGGCGGTGATGTTAGCCAGGCTACGTTCTGGACCGGTCTGCGCCCAATGACGCCAGACGGCACGCCTATCATTGGCCGTACCTCGTGCAGCAATCTATGGCTGAATACCGGTCACGGCACTTTGGGCTGGACAATGGCCTGCGGCTCCGGCCAGTTGCTGAGCGATGTTATATCCGGGCGTACGCCTGCTATTCCTTATGAAGATTTGTCGGTAGCGCGCTATCAGCCGGGCTATCAGCCGCGCCAGGCCACGCATTTACACGGCGCACATTAAGGAGCGGCAATGACACGTCCAATCAGCGCAACCATTCATCTGGATGCATTGCGCAACAATCTGGCTATTGTTCGCCGTCAGGCTCCCGCGGCGCGGGTCTGGTCGGTGGTCAAGGCTAATGCTTATGGACATGGCGTGGCGCGAGTCTGGTCGGCATTAAGCGCCAGTGATGGTTTTGCCATGCTCAATCTCGAAGAGGCGATTACTCTGAGAGAGGCGGGCTGGAAAGGGCCGCTATTAATGCTAGAGGGTTTTTTCCACCCGGATGAGCTGGAGATCTTCGACCGCTACCGGCTGACCACCAGCGTACACAGCATGTGGCAGGTTAAGGCGCTGGCCAACGCCCGGCTTAAAGCGCCGCTGGATGTCTACCTGAAACTCAATAGCGGAATGAATCGCCTTGGCTTTATGCCGCACCAGGCCAACGCGCTATGGCGTCAGCTTAAAGAGCTGCCAACGGTGAGCGGGGTGACGCTGATGAGCCACTTTGCCTGTGCGGAGCTGCCGGATGGGGTGGATGACGCTTTGGCTCGTCTTAATCCAGCCTGTGTGGAAATAGACGCTCCGCGAAGTTTCGCAAACTCGGCGGCAACTTTGTGGCATCCGCAAACCCACCATGACTGGGTGCGCCCCGGCATTGTGCTGTACGGTGCATCACCCAGCGGCGCATGGCAGGATATTGCCGAGACCGGGCTGCGTCCGGCCATGACGCTAAAAAGCGAGATTATCGGCGTGCAAAATCTGCACTCTGGCGATGGTGTGGGCTATGGCCTGCGGTTCCGTGCGGCCGATGAACAGCGAATTGGTATCGTCGCCTGTGGCTATGCCGATGGCTATCCGCGCGTAGCGCCGAGCGGTACGCCGGTGGTGGTGGATGGCGTACGCACCCGCACGGTAGGCACCATATCGATGGATATGCTGGCGGTAGATTTAAGCCAGTTGCCTCACGCTGGCATTGGCAGCCAGGTGGAACTGTGGGGTGAGCAGGTCAAAATTGATGAGGTGGCCCAGGCCAGCGGCACCGTGGGCTATGAGCTAATGTGCGCCGTGGCCCCACGGGTGCCGATTTCCAGCCACTAAAAAACTCAAGACAGGGACGAGGCTCAGGCCTCGTCTTCTTCCGCGACTCTCAAACCAATTTTCTTAATCTGATTATTATCGTTTTCAGCAACGGTCCAAATAACCCCAGCATAATCGACCTGGTCACCAATAACCGGCGCGGCGCCCAGCTGACGCAGTACTAATTGCTCCAGGGTTAATCCGTCGTCTTCCTGCTGCTCTGCATTCAGCCCGTAAATAAAGGCTACATCGCTGAACCGCGAAGAGGCATCGAGAATAAAGTCGCCGAAGAAGCTCTGCTCCAGTTCGGCAGGCGGCGACTGGCTAAACAGCTTACCCAGCTCCGGTAAATCCTGCTCGCGGCCAATCACGCATAGCACATCGCCTTCACGCAGCCGGGTCGTGCCGGTAGGGTGGATAAGCTGATTATTGCGGAACAGCGCGGCAATCCGGGTTTCACGCGGCATATGCAGGTCGCGCAAGGCTGCGCCAACGCACCATTTATCAGAGCTAAGCTGGTAAATAAACTGCTCCCACGGATTTTCAGGATGAATATCCAGACCAATCAGGGAGACCGGCGCCCCTACCGGTGGCACCACGACCCTTGCGCGTTTGGCCGCCCAGCCCAGAGAAGTCCCCTGAAGTAGTAGCGAAACCAGCACGACGAAGAACGCCACATTAAAAAACAGCCGGGCATTTTCAAGGCCTGCCATCATCGGGAACACAGCCAGAATAATGGGCACTGCTCCGCGTAGACCTACCCAGCTAATAAACAGGCGTTCGCGGCCGTTAAAGCCGTGGAACGGCAGTAGCCCAATCACGACCGAAAGCGGGCGGGCTATCAAAATCATAATCAGCGACAGGATAAGTGCCGGAATAGCGATAGCCAGCAGATCGCTTGGCGTTACCAGCAGCCCCAGCACCAGGAACATGCCAATCTGGGCCATCCATGCCATACCGTCGAAGGTTTGGGTGATAGCGTGGCGACTGCGTAACGGGCGGTTGCCTAGCAAAAAACCGCACAGATAAACCGCCAGAATACCGCTGCCATCCAGCGCAGTGGTCACGGCGAAGACCAGAATCCCACCGCTCAGCGCCAGCAGCGGATACAGGCCCTGGGGCAGGGTGATGGTATTTATCACCCTTTGTAATAACAGGCCACCGACGCCGCCCAGCAGGATCCCCAGACCAAATTGCTGACCAAAATGCAGTAATAGCATCCAGCTCAGGTGGCTCTGATGATTCTGAATCATGCTAATCAGGGTAATGGTCAGAAACACCGCCATCGGGTCATTGCTACCGGACTCAATTTCCAGTGTGGCACCCACACGTTCATTAAGCCCCTTGCCACCCAGCAGTGAAAATACCGCGGCGGCGTCGGTGGAGCCGACAATGGCGCCGATAAGCAGCCCCTCAATGGGCGGTAGATTAAATAGCCACGCAGCGGCAAGACCGGTTAGCCCGGAGGTGACCAGTACGCCAACCGTCGCCAGCGAAAGCGCCGGCCCCAGTGCTACGCGAAATGAACTGACCTTGGTACGCATCCCGCCATCCAGCAGGATCATGGCCAGCGCAAGGTTACTGACCGTATATGCAATGGGGTAGTTATCGAACGGGATACCGCCCGGTCCGTCGATACCGGCCAGCATCCCAATCGCGAGGAAAATAACCAGTATGGGAATGCCGAGACGCGAGGAGAAAGAACTTAATAAGATGCTGAGCATAACCAGCACTGCACCAACGATAAAGAGACTGATTACTGCTCCGGCGTCCAAAGATCGATAACTCCTGTATTTAAATTAATCGGCAGATAGTGTGGGGTGGCCACTGAGCGTGAAGCTAACATGGGAGCCATTGTGATGAAGCTCGCCGTGAGCGCCTAAGGGCAGAGTGACAGTGCGCTGCTCATGTCCCCATGCAAAGCCGGTAATCAATGGGATGTTAAGTTTACTACGTAACAGGTTAACAACGCTTGTCATATCGTACCCGGCGTCGTAATCATTTGGTTTGCCACCGGTAAAGTCGCCGAACACGATAGCGCGCTGGCGCTTAAGCACACCAGCATAGTGTAACTGTAGCAACATTCTCTCTACCCGGAACGGCAGCTCGTTAATATCTTCCAGCACCAGAATGCCGTTATCGATTTTTGGAAACCACGGCGTACCCAGTAGCGAAGTAAGCATAGCCAGATTTCCACCCCATACTTTGCCCTGGGTATGGAAAGGGGCAGCCGCGCATTCCCAACTCAAGGTAAAATTTGGCTCCCGAAGTGCGCGCCAGAAGTTGCGCCAGGTAAACTGATTGAGTTCCGGTGCGCCAAAATT
This genomic interval from Salmonella enterica subsp. enterica serovar Choleraesuis contains the following:
- the salR gene encoding salicylate 1-monooxygenase, which translates into the protein MSASVNQSLWRIAIVGGGVAGTALAAGLSRYSHLEVRLFESAAALGEVGAGISLGANALQALDLLGIGKAWRAVADSSPEPWQDVWFEWRYARDGEYIASTLAPGVGQSCAHRADLLNTLAAGLPAACLCTGKRAQSFIQSEDGVELSFTDGSHYYADMVIAADGIKSSMRTMLERARGAKITHPVFSGTLAWRGLVDSARLHDAFAAHHLDSHMLRVPQMFLAENAHILTFPVKKGRLINIVAFTTNPALTGQALPDNQPWVRDGSPQEMLAAFADCGVAVRCLLEGISAPTCWALHDIEPLPQYHWGRIALIGDAAHAMLPHQGAGAGQGLEDAGLLVELCRSPELLEAGVPRLLEAFANARIERAHQVQLTSRMAGDLYEFRDPIAGDDSNRLRDSLTRRFEPLWKYSLSTICARLRQELRATQSGLVS
- the fadR gene encoding fatty acid metabolism regulator protein; translation: MVIKAQSPAGFAEEYIIESIWNNRFPPGSILPAERELSELIGVTRTTLREVLQRLARDGWLTIQHGKPTRVNNFWETSGLNILETLARLDHDSVPQLIDNLLSVRTNISTIFIRTALRQHPEEARRVLSATQSIEDHADAFAELDYNVFRGLAFASGNPIYGLILNGMKGLYTRIGRHYFASPEARSLALGFYHRLSQLCDSGQYEEVYNVVREYGRESGEIWHRMQKALPGGLPMHG
- the nhaB gene encoding Na(+)/H(+) antiporter NhaB; amino-acid sequence: MELSFGRALWRNFLGQSPDWYKLVLLAFLVINPLLFFAVSPFWAGWLLVVEFIFTLGMALKCYPLLPGGLLMIEAVAIGMTSAEHVKQEVAGNLEVILLLIFMVAGIYFMKQLLLVIFTRLLLGVRSKTALALSFCLAAAFLSAFLDALTVVAVVISVALGFYGIYHQVASKQGEDHQVSDDSKLGADQSEVLEQFRAFLRSLMMHAGVGTALGGVMTMVGEPQNLIIAKAADWHFLDFFLRMGPVTVPVFFCGIITCVLLERSKTFGYGATLPEPVRAILHDYEQRSRAKRTVQDKLRLGVQVLIGVWLIIALALHLAEVGLIGLSVIILATSLCGVTDEHQIGKAFTESLPFTALLTVFFAVVAVIIDQKLFAPLIEYVLQAAPHAQLSLFYLFNGLLSSISDNVFVGTVYINEARSALENGGISASQFELLAVAVNTGTNLPSVATPNGQAAFLFLLTSALAPLIRLSYGRMVVMALPYTIVMTLVGLLGVMFWLEPATNWMLTHGWIAQLSLNDIIH
- the dsbB gene encoding disulfide bond formation protein B, with the translated sequence MLRYLNQISRGRGAWLLLAGTALALELVALWFQHGMHLAPCVMCIYERCALFGVLGAGLLGAVAPQTPLRFVGIIVWIYSAWRGLQLAWEHTMLQLHPSPFATCDFAARFPTWLPLDKWFPQVFVASGDCMVNQWSFLGLGMPQWLVGIFAGFLLVGILVLIAQLFKPKRRSLFGN
- a CDS encoding urea transporter — its product is MITLPFGRIGRSCPPMLRVMGWTMRGASQVMLQNNALCGGLFFIALGVDAWLQATPQIFGAAFIGTLCATLTAQRWVGDNEGLRQGLYGYNGCLTGIALALFLPSTPLLWACIPLSCAASVGVGLALHHFLRRWRLPIFTAPFVLVSWSVLLASQTFHGLHPDVAVSPAAQATSGLSSWWLLHGVFSGISQIFLSASALSGVLMVAGLAIASPRAALLALGGSLCGALIATLGGADISAVNGGLYGFSPALTAIALGIGFTRSSLRASGYALAGAACCTLIQGALNALLHPLPAFTMPFVITSWLFIAAAQERQRKYRDNK